A genome region from Syntrophaceae bacterium includes the following:
- a CDS encoding ADP-ribosylglycohydrolase family protein yields MERLLSKFIGALVGGALGDAIGEKAFRCAGREALLEAIAGAGVLRWTDDTAMSIGLAESICDRGGIDPQHLGDTFRRRYGQEPWRGYASGPPAVFAAVESEGLSYEEAARTLFGGRGSLGNGAAMRVAPAGLFYHDAPDLYERAAASAAVTHAHPVGIDGAAVLAKAVAVAATLDPANAFPQAEFLETLVGFSRTHAFWGKIRLVRELLQKAIPPGEAATRLGRSVAVDESLPFALYAFLLHPGSYRECLLCAVLEPGDRDTVGAMAGALSGAYLGVEAIPAAWRGKLEAGPAIEELARRLFRAWRAPPSVPG; encoded by the coding sequence ATGGAGAGGCTGCTTTCGAAGTTCATCGGGGCCCTGGTCGGGGGCGCCCTGGGAGATGCCATCGGGGAGAAGGCCTTTCGATGCGCGGGGCGCGAGGCCCTCCTGGAGGCGATCGCCGGCGCCGGCGTCCTGCGCTGGACGGACGACACGGCCATGTCGATCGGCCTGGCCGAGTCGATCTGCGACAGGGGCGGGATCGACCCGCAGCACCTGGGAGACACGTTTAGGCGCCGTTACGGGCAGGAGCCCTGGCGGGGCTACGCCTCGGGCCCGCCGGCGGTCTTCGCCGCCGTGGAGTCGGAGGGGCTGTCCTACGAGGAGGCGGCGAGAACGCTCTTCGGCGGCAGAGGCTCCCTGGGCAACGGGGCGGCCATGCGGGTCGCCCCCGCGGGCCTCTTCTATCACGACGCCCCCGATCTCTACGAACGAGCGGCCGCCTCGGCGGCGGTGACGCACGCGCACCCCGTCGGCATCGACGGGGCCGCCGTCCTGGCCAAGGCGGTGGCCGTGGCCGCAACACTCGACCCGGCGAATGCGTTCCCGCAAGCGGAATTCCTCGAGACGCTCGTCGGCTTCTCCCGGACCCACGCGTTCTGGGGGAAGATCCGCCTGGTGCGCGAGCTGCTGCAGAAGGCGATCCCCCCGGGGGAGGCCGCGACGCGCCTCGGCCGGTCGGTGGCCGTTGACGAGTCCCTGCCCTTTGCCCTCTACGCCTTTCTCCTGCACCCGGGGTCCTACCGCGAATGCCTGCTGTGCGCCGTCCTCGAGCCCGGCGACCGGGACACCGTGGGCGCCATGGCCGGCGCCCTCTCCGGCGCCTATCTCGGTGTCGAGGCAATCCCCGCGGCATGGCGGGGAAAGCTCGAGGCCGGCCCGGCCATCGAAGAGCTCGCCCGCCGCCTCTTCCGCGCGTGGCGCGCCCCGCCATCCGTCCCCGGTTGA
- a CDS encoding FAD-dependent oxidoreductase — translation MVGRVIIIGAGLAGLTAALAARKEGAAVLIADRGPIGLGTNSALANGVMSGPSERYAAEDYIRDTLRAGCGLNCAARVRLTAREAPSAFRLLRSVGIPIRERGAQRTVVSPDPSVIPGVTLMRMLADHVRGLDGVRFLPGFCVTELLCRDGRACGIRGFTRRGEPLQIEAPAVILATGGAGAVWRRHDNQRRIMGQGYALAARAGLELLDMEFVQFYPLVLAEPGLPALIVYPPFAREARLIGASGEDILEKHGLADVNDAIVKKRDRFSALLFEEAQAGGVFLDLRGVPAAAWGVHPLAIFRRLRFPFRERPVAVAPAAHFMMGGVRAAETGETALAGLFACGEILWGLHGANRLGGNALTECVVSGALAGRFAAERALAAAPAPSWGRIAEPAARAGGAATAAPYREILASLRDAAWGGAGVVRSENSMRKALSLLDAIEDRLDRLAPQSVPQRLADFDLRAGALTLRAVLQAGLAREESRGSFLRSDRPAQDDGRWRRNSCLQYDVAGRRFTVGDLPVEED, via the coding sequence ATGGTTGGACGGGTGATCATCATCGGGGCGGGACTTGCGGGATTGACGGCGGCCCTTGCCGCCCGGAAAGAGGGGGCGGCGGTGCTCATCGCCGACCGGGGCCCCATCGGCCTGGGGACAAACTCCGCCCTGGCCAACGGGGTCATGTCGGGCCCCTCGGAACGGTACGCAGCCGAGGACTACATCCGCGACACGCTCCGCGCGGGGTGCGGTCTCAACTGCGCCGCCCGGGTCAGGCTCACGGCCCGCGAGGCGCCGTCGGCCTTCCGGCTGCTGCGCTCCGTCGGGATCCCCATCCGGGAGCGTGGCGCCCAGCGGACGGTCGTGTCGCCCGACCCGTCGGTGATCCCCGGGGTGACCCTCATGCGGATGCTGGCGGATCACGTCCGCGGCCTCGACGGCGTCCGCTTCCTGCCCGGCTTCTGCGTGACGGAACTCCTTTGCCGCGACGGCCGCGCCTGCGGGATCCGGGGGTTTACCCGCAGGGGCGAACCGCTGCAGATCGAGGCGCCGGCCGTGATCCTGGCCACGGGCGGGGCCGGGGCCGTCTGGCGGCGGCACGACAACCAGAGGCGGATCATGGGGCAGGGCTATGCCCTGGCCGCACGGGCCGGCCTGGAGCTTCTGGACATGGAGTTCGTGCAGTTCTACCCCCTCGTGCTGGCCGAACCGGGGCTTCCGGCCCTCATCGTCTACCCGCCCTTTGCGCGCGAGGCGAGGCTCATCGGCGCCTCGGGCGAGGACATCCTCGAGAAACACGGCCTGGCCGACGTCAACGACGCGATCGTCAAGAAGCGCGATCGCTTCTCGGCCCTGCTCTTCGAGGAAGCGCAGGCAGGGGGCGTCTTTCTCGACCTCCGGGGCGTCCCCGCCGCGGCCTGGGGTGTCCACCCCCTGGCGATCTTCCGGCGGCTCCGCTTCCCCTTCCGGGAAAGGCCCGTCGCGGTGGCCCCCGCCGCGCATTTCATGATGGGCGGCGTGCGCGCCGCCGAGACCGGCGAGACGGCCCTCGCGGGGCTTTTTGCCTGCGGGGAGATCCTCTGGGGCCTGCACGGGGCCAACCGCCTGGGCGGCAATGCCCTGACGGAGTGCGTCGTCTCGGGGGCGCTCGCGGGCCGGTTCGCCGCGGAGCGGGCCCTGGCCGCGGCGCCCGCCCCGTCCTGGGGCCGGATAGCGGAGCCCGCGGCGAGGGCCGGCGGGGCGGCGACGGCGGCTCCATACCGGGAGATCCTGGCAAGCCTGCGGGATGCGGCCTGGGGCGGTGCCGGGGTCGTCCGGTCGGAGAATTCCATGCGCAAGGCCCTCTCGTTGCTCGACGCAATCGAGGATCGGCTCGACCGTCTTGCCCCGCAGTCCGTGCCGCAGAGGCTTGCGGACTTCGACCTGCGCGCCGGGGCCCTGACGCTGAGGGCCGTCCTCCAGGCAGGCCTCGCCAGGGAAGAGAGCCGGGGGAGCTTTCTGCGGAGCGACCGCCCTGCGCAGGACGACGGCCGCTGGAGGCGCAACTCCTGCCTGCAGTACGACGTGGCCGGCCGCCGGTTCACGGTGGGCGACCTTCCCGTGGAAGAGGACTGA
- a CDS encoding ATP-dependent DNA ligase: protein MKRFTDLCFELDETTKTSRKVEALRRYFAEAPPGDAAWALFFLLGEWTGRAVAAARLRQWACEAADIPEWLFDVCRQAVGDSAETMALVVPWAGGSGVPGLRALVEERLLPMQDADGESCRARVEETWRQMDERQRLVWNRMLAGGFRAGASRQTVIRALGELSGIEAHVIAHRLLAPWEPSADFFRRLLSADGSDAEVSRPYPFHLACLLDGMPGGLGPRRQWCAEWLWDGIRVQAVKRGGAVFLWSRGGELLNRAFPEIAGEAGSLPEGTVLDGEVLPWKDGRPLPGDLLQKRVGRTVATRRLLEEVPAVLMAFDLLESGGIDIRRSPLHERREALERLLAAPGPEGRCLLSPALPDESWEDLTARRRHCRDMRAAGLVLKRLDSPYEAGRHRGSWWKWKIEPRTVDAVLLYARPAQGEREDRAADYTFGLWRRGRLVPVARIAEGLTAEQIGRIDAFIRRNTLERFGPVRAVRPQLVFEIAFEGMEPSARRKSGIALQRPRIVRWKDKPPEEADSLESLEAILRGESD, encoded by the coding sequence ATGAAGCGCTTCACCGATTTGTGCTTCGAACTCGACGAGACGACGAAGACCTCGCGGAAGGTCGAGGCGCTGAGGCGCTACTTCGCGGAGGCCCCGCCGGGGGATGCCGCGTGGGCCCTGTTCTTTCTGCTCGGCGAGTGGACCGGGCGGGCCGTCGCGGCAGCGCGTCTCCGGCAATGGGCCTGCGAGGCGGCGGACATCCCCGAATGGCTCTTCGACGTCTGCCGGCAGGCGGTGGGGGATTCGGCCGAGACGATGGCCCTCGTCGTGCCGTGGGCGGGAGGGTCGGGCGTGCCGGGCCTGCGGGCCCTGGTGGAGGAGCGGCTGCTGCCGATGCAGGACGCCGACGGGGAGAGCTGCCGCGCGCGGGTCGAGGAGACCTGGCGGCAGATGGACGAACGGCAGCGCCTCGTCTGGAACCGGATGCTCGCGGGCGGCTTCCGTGCCGGCGCCTCGAGGCAGACGGTCATCCGCGCGCTGGGCGAACTCTCGGGCATCGAGGCGCATGTCATCGCGCACCGCCTCCTCGCCCCCTGGGAGCCGTCGGCGGATTTCTTCCGCCGTCTCCTCTCGGCCGACGGCAGCGACGCAGAGGTCAGCCGGCCCTACCCGTTCCACCTCGCCTGCCTGCTCGACGGGATGCCCGGGGGCCTCGGCCCCAGGCGGCAGTGGTGCGCCGAGTGGCTGTGGGACGGGATACGGGTCCAGGCCGTCAAGCGCGGCGGGGCGGTTTTCCTGTGGTCCCGCGGCGGCGAGCTGCTCAACCGGGCATTCCCGGAGATTGCCGGGGAGGCAGGGAGCCTGCCCGAGGGGACGGTCCTCGACGGGGAGGTCCTGCCGTGGAAGGACGGGCGCCCCCTGCCCGGCGACCTGCTGCAGAAACGCGTCGGGCGCACCGTTGCGACGCGCCGGCTTCTCGAGGAAGTCCCCGCGGTCCTCATGGCCTTCGATCTGCTGGAATCGGGAGGCATCGATATCCGGCGATCGCCCCTGCACGAGAGGAGGGAAGCCCTGGAGAGGCTTCTCGCAGCCCCCGGGCCGGAAGGGCGGTGTCTCCTCTCGCCCGCTCTGCCGGACGAAAGCTGGGAGGACCTGACGGCGAGGCGCAGGCATTGCCGGGACATGCGGGCCGCGGGCCTCGTGCTCAAGAGGCTCGATTCGCCCTACGAGGCCGGTCGGCACCGGGGCAGCTGGTGGAAATGGAAAATCGAGCCCCGCACGGTCGATGCGGTCCTGCTGTATGCCCGGCCGGCGCAGGGTGAGCGGGAGGATCGCGCGGCCGACTACACCTTCGGCCTGTGGCGCAGGGGACGGCTCGTCCCCGTGGCCCGCATCGCGGAGGGGCTCACGGCCGAGCAGATTGGGCGCATCGACGCCTTCATCCGCCGCAACACCCTCGAACGGTTCGGCCCCGTCCGTGCCGTCAGGCCGCAGCTCGTCTTCGAGATCGCCTTCGAGGGCATGGAGCCCTCGGCACGGCGCAAGTCGGGCATCGCCCTGCAGAGGCCCCGCATCGTGCGGTGGAAGGACAAGCCGCCGGAGGAGGCGGATTCCCTCGAGTCGCTCGAGGCGATTCTTCGCGGGGAAAGCGACTGA
- a CDS encoding ligase-associated DNA damage response exonuclease: MIPLRMTEQGLACEAGGFHIDPRGPVERAVITHAHADHAVRGCRSYLAARDGAHVLRTRLGNDAPIRFVGYGETVALDGVRLSLHPAGHILGSAQVRIEHRGRVTVFSGDYKLQADPTCAPFEPLRCHGFITESTFGLPVYRWDEPAALFAQIRAWWRSNQEAGRASVLFAYALGKAQRVLMGLDPAMGPIFTHASVEEMNRRYRMSGVGLPNTVPAEAGRKADFSRAIVIAPPSARHASWLRRFGACATALASGWMRLRDARRRRGVDRGFALSDHADWPGLLDAVSATGAEEVFVTHGHVDPVVRLLRERGIDAKPLQAGFAAGEWMED, from the coding sequence ATGATCCCCCTGCGGATGACAGAGCAGGGCCTCGCCTGCGAGGCCGGCGGCTTTCACATCGATCCCCGGGGCCCCGTGGAGCGCGCCGTCATCACCCACGCGCACGCCGATCACGCCGTTCGGGGCTGCCGCAGCTACCTCGCCGCCCGGGACGGCGCCCACGTGCTGAGGACCCGGCTGGGGAACGACGCCCCGATCCGGTTCGTGGGGTACGGGGAGACCGTGGCCCTCGACGGGGTCCGCCTGTCGCTGCACCCGGCGGGGCACATCCTGGGCTCGGCCCAGGTGCGCATCGAGCACCGGGGCCGCGTCACGGTGTTCAGCGGCGACTACAAGCTCCAGGCCGACCCCACCTGCGCCCCCTTCGAGCCCCTGCGCTGCCACGGCTTCATCACGGAGTCCACCTTCGGCCTCCCCGTGTACCGGTGGGACGAGCCCGCGGCGCTCTTCGCGCAGATCCGCGCCTGGTGGCGGTCCAACCAGGAGGCGGGCCGCGCCAGCGTGCTCTTCGCCTACGCCCTCGGCAAGGCGCAGCGGGTCCTCATGGGCCTCGACCCCGCCATGGGGCCCATCTTCACGCACGCCTCGGTCGAGGAGATGAACCGCCGCTACCGGATGAGCGGGGTGGGGCTGCCGAACACGGTTCCGGCCGAGGCGGGGAGGAAGGCCGATTTCAGCCGGGCCATCGTCATCGCGCCGCCCTCGGCCCGCCACGCCAGCTGGCTGCGGCGCTTCGGCGCGTGCGCCACGGCGCTGGCCTCGGGCTGGATGCGCCTTCGCGACGCGAGGCGGCGCCGCGGCGTCGACCGGGGCTTTGCGCTCTCCGACCACGCGGACTGGCCGGGCCTCCTGGATGCCGTATCGGCGACGGGCGCGGAAGAGGTCTTCGTCACCCACGGCCATGTCGATCCCGTCGTCCGGCTGCTCCGGGAGAGGGGCATCGACGCAAAACCGCTGCAGGCCGGCTTTGCCGCCGGCGAATGGATGGAGGATTGA
- a CDS encoding cold-shock protein, with amino-acid sequence MAQGTVKWFNEKKGFGFIQQDGGGDLFVHYTAIKAAGFRSLQEGQRVQFEVETTDRGPKAKNVEAI; translated from the coding sequence ATGGCGCAGGGAACCGTAAAGTGGTTCAACGAGAAGAAAGGGTTCGGCTTCATTCAGCAGGACGGGGGCGGCGATCTCTTCGTCCATTACACGGCCATCAAGGCCGCTGGATTCAGGAGCCTGCAGGAAGGGCAGCGGGTCCAGTTCGAGGTCGAGACGACGGACAGGGGCCCGAAGGCAAAGAACGTAGAGGCGATCTGA
- a CDS encoding cyclic nucleotide-binding domain-containing protein: MVSAAFLKECNVFQGLKDAQIEKLMAIAKEESFPTGTLLYKEGDPSTHLYLVQQGKVFLQMKTDMGPARPPMQVIIDVVTRREAFGWSAFVEPNLHTLSALIAEPTTLILFDGGKMKALMEEDCAMGFEVMKGLTRLLANRLNHTRVLLIGERALATLTAGTEYA, encoded by the coding sequence ATGGTGTCAGCGGCTTTTTTGAAGGAGTGCAACGTGTTCCAGGGATTGAAAGACGCGCAGATCGAGAAACTCATGGCCATCGCCAAGGAGGAATCCTTCCCGACGGGGACCCTGCTGTACAAGGAGGGGGACCCGTCGACTCACCTCTATCTGGTCCAGCAGGGGAAGGTCTTCCTGCAGATGAAGACCGACATGGGGCCCGCGCGGCCGCCGATGCAGGTCATCATCGACGTCGTGACCCGGCGGGAGGCCTTCGGCTGGTCGGCCTTCGTGGAGCCCAACCTGCACACCCTGAGCGCGCTGATCGCCGAGCCGACGACGCTGATCCTGTTCGACGGCGGCAAGATGAAGGCCCTCATGGAGGAGGATTGCGCCATGGGCTTCGAGGTCATGAAGGGCCTGACCCGGCTGCTCGCCAACCGGCTCAACCACACCCGGGTGCTGCTCATCGGCGAGCGGGCCCTGGCGACGCTGACGGCGGGCACGGAGTACGCGTGA
- a CDS encoding ABC-F family ATP-binding cassette domain-containing protein, producing MISLENISKQYGPKVLFEGLSLFVGERDRIAVVGANGTGKSTLMKIIAGEVEADSGTLHRSRFTTVGYLPQELVGHAGQSLLEETLKAFEDIRRLHLRFDAISAEIRTRSAAGESGPEIEGLLAEMGRIQHRIEDGEGWRIEARAKAILFGLGFRERDLERPAGEFSSGWQMRIELARLLLREPSVLLLDEPTNHLDIESLEWLEGYLAAYAGALLLVSHDRRFLDNLARRTVEISRGRATEYACNYSGYLREEEARRRLQEAAFENQQKMIRETERFVERFRAKSTKARQVQSRLKRLEKIDRIELETDEREIAFRFPPPPRSGRVVLRLENVDKRYGDTAVFEGVSLVIERGDRIAVLGVNGAGKSTLARLLAGIEPVQAGRRVEGHQVSVSYYAQNQADALDPSKTVLESVEEVAAFGAGGNLRTLLGHFLFSDDDVFKRVSVLSGGEKSRLALARMLLVPANLLVLDEPTNHLDMRSKDVLKEALRAFDGTFVIVSHDRDFLAGLVTKVLVAKDRGLVLYPGSVDDYLRIWHAREAQGPGRGDPDPGASRVQRDRGRKREEAERRQERYRRVKPLKDDLEALLREIDGREKRKSELEALLADPATYGDGSLVKRLGAEYRGIAPQLEDLYRRWGDLQARIDAIEREGLEG from the coding sequence ATGATTTCGCTGGAGAACATCTCCAAACAATACGGCCCGAAGGTCCTCTTCGAGGGGCTCTCGCTGTTCGTCGGCGAGCGGGACCGGATCGCCGTCGTCGGCGCCAACGGGACGGGCAAGTCGACGTTGATGAAGATCATCGCGGGCGAGGTGGAGGCCGATTCAGGCACCCTCCACCGGTCGCGGTTCACCACCGTCGGCTACCTGCCCCAGGAGCTCGTCGGCCACGCGGGCCAATCGCTCCTGGAGGAGACCCTGAAGGCGTTCGAGGACATCCGGCGGCTCCACCTGCGGTTCGACGCGATCTCCGCGGAGATCCGCACGAGGAGCGCCGCCGGGGAATCGGGTCCGGAAATCGAGGGCCTGCTTGCCGAGATGGGTCGGATCCAGCACCGCATCGAGGACGGCGAAGGCTGGCGCATCGAGGCCCGGGCCAAGGCGATTCTCTTCGGGCTCGGCTTCCGGGAGCGGGACCTGGAGCGGCCTGCGGGCGAGTTCAGCAGCGGCTGGCAGATGCGGATCGAGCTGGCGAGGCTCCTGCTGCGCGAGCCCTCGGTGCTGCTTCTCGACGAGCCGACGAACCATCTCGACATCGAGTCCCTCGAATGGCTCGAGGGCTACCTCGCGGCCTACGCGGGGGCGCTGCTCCTCGTATCCCACGACAGGCGGTTCCTGGACAATCTCGCCAGGCGCACCGTCGAGATCTCCCGGGGCCGCGCGACGGAGTACGCCTGCAACTACTCGGGCTACCTCCGCGAGGAGGAGGCCCGGCGCCGCCTGCAGGAGGCGGCCTTCGAAAACCAGCAGAAGATGATCCGTGAGACGGAGCGCTTCGTCGAGCGCTTCCGCGCCAAGAGCACCAAGGCCCGGCAGGTCCAGAGCCGCCTGAAGCGGCTCGAGAAGATCGACCGGATCGAGCTGGAGACGGACGAGCGGGAGATCGCCTTCCGGTTCCCGCCGCCGCCCCGCTCCGGCAGGGTCGTCCTGCGTCTCGAGAACGTCGACAAGCGCTACGGGGACACGGCCGTCTTCGAGGGGGTGTCGCTCGTGATCGAGCGGGGCGACCGCATCGCCGTGCTCGGGGTCAACGGCGCGGGGAAATCCACGCTGGCCCGGCTCCTGGCGGGGATCGAGCCCGTCCAGGCCGGCCGGCGCGTGGAGGGGCACCAGGTCAGTGTTTCCTACTACGCGCAGAACCAGGCCGACGCGCTCGACCCGTCAAAAACCGTGCTCGAGTCCGTCGAGGAGGTGGCCGCCTTCGGCGCGGGGGGGAACCTGAGGACCCTGCTGGGGCACTTCCTCTTTTCCGACGACGACGTCTTCAAGCGTGTCTCCGTGCTCTCGGGCGGCGAGAAGAGCCGGCTGGCGCTGGCGCGGATGCTCCTCGTGCCGGCCAATCTCCTGGTTCTCGACGAGCCGACGAACCACCTGGACATGCGCTCCAAGGATGTGCTCAAGGAGGCCCTGCGTGCCTTCGACGGGACCTTCGTGATCGTCTCCCACGACCGGGATTTCCTCGCGGGCCTCGTCACGAAGGTGCTCGTGGCGAAGGACAGGGGGCTCGTGCTCTACCCGGGCTCCGTGGACGACTACCTGCGGATCTGGCACGCCCGCGAGGCACAGGGGCCGGGCAGGGGGGATCCGGATCCGGGCGCAAGCCGCGTGCAGCGGGATCGCGGGCGCAAGCGTGAGGAGGCGGAGCGAAGGCAGGAGCGCTACCGCAGGGTGAAGCCCCTCAAGGACGACCTGGAGGCGCTTCTGCGCGAAATCGACGGCAGGGAGAAGCGGAAGTCCGAGCTGGAGGCCCTCCTGGCCGACCCCGCGACCTACGGGGACGGCAGCCTCGTGAAGCGGCTCGGCGCCGAGTACCGGGGCATCGCGCCGCAGCTCGAGGACCTCTACCGCAGGTGGGGCGATCTGCAGGCGAGAATCGATGCCATCGAGCGGGAGGGGCTGGAGGGATGA
- a CDS encoding radical SAM protein: protein MLLIHPPVAKACEPPGGIARLAGCLREHGVRCTVLDANCEGQLRLLAEAAGTAGRKFDTWTMRARRRLTENLAALRSPGLYGSADRYRRCVSDVNRLLARRGLEAGVTLTLADHQDPGLSPLRSGDLLRAAREYRSNPFVPALAGRIEALIGESAADAVGVSLNYLSQALCAFALIGWLRERFPGMPVVLGGGLVTSWLRRTGGRNPFGGLVDHCVAGPGEDFLLALAGVRGSGGRFARPDYAGFPAEGYLSPGPVLPYSASSGCHWRRCTFCPERAEGQRYRPVPEEQVLSDLRALVAEMRPALIHFLDSTMSPRLLDLLARHAPGAPWYGFTRVSARLGDADFCRALRASGCVMLKLGLESGDQGVLDALEKGIRIDEASRALKALKGAGIGTYVYLLFGTPAETPEAAGRTLAFTAGHSEWIDFLNLAVFNLPAGTEAAAGLKVRPFYEGDLSLYADFEHPAGWGRRAVRDFLDREFRRHPAVAPIVRRQPPFFTSNHAPFLLNFC, encoded by the coding sequence ATCCTGCTCATCCATCCCCCCGTCGCGAAGGCCTGCGAACCGCCGGGCGGCATCGCGCGGCTCGCCGGCTGCCTGAGAGAGCACGGGGTCCGCTGCACGGTGCTGGACGCCAATTGCGAGGGGCAGCTGCGCCTCCTGGCGGAGGCGGCCGGGACTGCAGGCCGGAAATTTGACACCTGGACGATGCGTGCCCGGCGAAGGCTGACGGAGAACCTGGCCGCGCTGCGGAGCCCGGGGCTCTACGGCAGCGCGGACCGGTACCGGCGCTGCGTCAGCGACGTCAACCGCCTGCTCGCGCGCCGGGGCCTCGAGGCCGGTGTCACGCTCACGCTGGCCGATCACCAGGACCCCGGGCTCTCGCCGCTTCGGTCGGGGGACCTTCTCCGGGCCGCCCGGGAATACCGGTCCAACCCGTTTGTGCCCGCGCTTGCCGGGCGCATCGAGGCGCTCATCGGGGAGAGTGCCGCCGATGCCGTCGGCGTCTCCCTGAACTACCTGAGCCAGGCCCTGTGTGCATTCGCCCTGATCGGGTGGCTGCGCGAGCGGTTCCCGGGGATGCCCGTCGTGCTGGGCGGCGGTCTCGTGACCTCCTGGCTCCGGCGGACCGGCGGCCGAAACCCCTTCGGGGGGCTCGTCGACCACTGCGTCGCGGGCCCCGGGGAGGACTTCCTGCTCGCGCTTGCCGGGGTGCGGGGCAGCGGGGGCCGCTTCGCACGCCCCGACTACGCCGGGTTCCCCGCGGAGGGCTACCTGTCGCCCGGGCCCGTGCTTCCGTACAGCGCCTCGTCGGGCTGCCACTGGCGCCGCTGCACCTTCTGCCCCGAGAGGGCCGAGGGGCAGCGCTACCGGCCTGTCCCGGAAGAGCAGGTCCTGTCGGACCTCCGGGCGCTCGTCGCGGAGATGCGACCCGCCCTGATCCACTTTCTCGACAGCACCATGAGCCCGCGGCTCCTCGATCTGCTGGCCCGTCACGCCCCGGGCGCACCCTGGTACGGGTTCACCCGGGTGAGCGCCCGGCTCGGCGACGCGGATTTCTGCCGGGCCTTGAGGGCCTCGGGCTGCGTCATGCTGAAACTCGGCCTCGAATCGGGTGATCAGGGGGTGCTCGACGCCCTCGAGAAGGGCATCCGCATCGACGAGGCCTCGCGGGCCCTCAAGGCTCTCAAGGGGGCGGGGATCGGGACCTACGTCTACCTTCTGTTCGGAACCCCCGCCGAGACCCCCGAGGCGGCCGGGCGCACCCTGGCCTTCACCGCAGGACACAGTGAGTGGATCGATTTTCTCAACCTCGCCGTCTTCAACCTGCCTGCCGGTACGGAGGCGGCGGCGGGGCTGAAGGTTCGCCCCTTCTACGAGGGGGACCTCTCGCTGTATGCCGACTTCGAACATCCCGCCGGCTGGGGGCGCCGGGCGGTGCGGGACTTCCTGGACCGGGAGTTCCGCCGGCACCCCGCCGTGGCGCCCATCGTCAGGCGCCAGCCGCCGTTCTTCACGTCCAATCACGCGCCCTTCCTGCTAAATTTTTGTTGA
- a CDS encoding response regulator has protein sequence MNVGRLSMRMDIRRNVTLRTQIEQNGLLIIAVAMALIYWIFDSMVTDQFWTRLLVVVLIFTYGMMTQFLINQRREAEEALQQAHDELEERVQIRTAELSRANEELQREIRERKQAEEQKKKLENQLLHAQKMEAIGTLAGGIAHDFNNLLQAISGYTQLLLMRKDSSDPDYGKLEVIQSSTLKASELTKQLLIFSRKMESKLKPLDLNHEVMQVCKILQRTIPRMITIELKLAENLKVVNADSAQLEQILMNLGVNARDAMADGGTLTFQTENVYLDRGYTTSMLGATPGEYILLTVSDTGHGMDKETLQHIFEPFYTTKEAGKGTGLGLAIVYGIVQNHNGYIQVDSRPGGGTTFRIYFPVLKSDGQEKAEVKVPQEAPRGKERILLVDDEKTVLDIGQDLLRQYGYETILADGGEKAIEIYRRERDRIDLVILDLIMPGMGGQKCFQELLKINPRIKVIISTGASAEEQVREAFNPHPVGFVSKPYQLKDMLTKVREVLDARPN, from the coding sequence ATGAACGTAGGCAGACTCAGCATGCGCATGGACATCCGCAGGAACGTGACGCTCCGCACCCAGATCGAGCAGAACGGCCTGCTCATCATCGCCGTGGCGATGGCCCTCATCTACTGGATCTTCGACTCCATGGTGACGGACCAGTTCTGGACCCGACTGCTGGTGGTCGTCCTCATCTTCACCTACGGCATGATGACCCAGTTTCTGATCAACCAGCGCCGCGAGGCCGAGGAGGCCCTCCAGCAGGCCCACGACGAACTCGAGGAGCGCGTCCAGATCCGCACGGCGGAGCTGAGCCGCGCCAACGAGGAGCTCCAGCGCGAGATCCGCGAGCGCAAGCAGGCCGAGGAGCAGAAGAAGAAGCTCGAGAACCAGCTCCTGCATGCCCAGAAGATGGAGGCCATCGGGACCCTGGCCGGCGGCATCGCCCATGACTTCAACAACCTGCTGCAGGCCATCTCGGGATACACGCAGCTGCTGCTGATGCGCAAGGACTCGAGTGACCCCGACTACGGAAAGCTCGAGGTCATCCAGAGCTCCACCCTGAAGGCCAGCGAGCTGACGAAGCAGCTCCTCATCTTCAGCCGCAAGATGGAGAGCAAGCTCAAGCCCCTCGATCTCAACCACGAGGTCATGCAGGTCTGCAAGATCCTCCAGCGGACGATCCCGAGGATGATCACGATCGAACTCAAGCTTGCCGAGAACCTGAAGGTCGTCAACGCCGACTCGGCGCAGCTCGAGCAGATCCTCATGAACCTCGGCGTCAACGCCCGGGACGCGATGGCCGACGGCGGCACCCTCACGTTCCAGACGGAGAACGTCTACCTCGACCGGGGCTACACGACCTCCATGCTGGGTGCCACCCCCGGCGAGTACATCCTGCTCACCGTGTCGGACACGGGCCACGGGATGGACAAGGAGACCCTGCAGCACATCTTCGAGCCCTTCTACACGACGAAGGAGGCCGGAAAGGGCACGGGGCTGGGCCTGGCCATCGTCTACGGCATCGTCCAGAACCACAACGGCTACATCCAGGTCGACAGCCGTCCCGGCGGCGGGACGACGTTCCGCATCTACTTCCCCGTCCTGAAGAGCGACGGTCAGGAGAAGGCCGAGGTGAAGGTCCCGCAGGAAGCACCGCGGGGGAAGGAGCGGATTCTGCTCGTCGACGACGAGAAGACCGTCCTGGACATCGGGCAGGACCTGCTGCGCCAGTACGGCTACGAGACCATCCTGGCCGACGGGGGCGAGAAGGCCATCGAGATCTACCGCAGGGAGAGGGACCGCATCGATCTCGTGATCCTCGATCTCATCATGCCCGGGATGGGCGGGCAGAAGTGCTTCCAGGAACTCCTGAAGATCAACCCGAGGATCAAGGTCATCATCTCCACGGGCGCCTCCGCGGAGGAGCAGGTCCGCGAGGCCTTCAACCCCCATCCCGTGGGCTTCGTGAGCAAACCCTACCAGCTCAAGGACATGCTGACGAAGGTCAGGGAGGTCCTCGACGCCAGGCCGAATTAG